In Paenibacillus ihbetae, the following are encoded in one genomic region:
- a CDS encoding ABC transporter permease, which produces MNFRQFAINNVLRSKRTYIAHFLSSAFSVMIFFTYGLLAFHPELKDGIVSSSGTMSELGTIGMTVSQYIVFIFSFFFLLYSVGAFIKVRKREFGILLILGMSRKQLNRMLFIENLLIGSAAIVAGIGAGVLFSKLILLISAKVLAVDNGLPFYFPLKALLLTAAAYAVLFLLIALFSSVMLRKGTLLALVKAEESPKPQPKASPWLAVLAVLLIGAGYGVVMAFAVLQIFNFLLLFGGVALVILGTYFLFTQFSVYFMRYLQRKERFFFRKTNLLTLSELMYRIKDNAVMFFLVSIISASAFTGIGTTLAIGDPGLSAMENPYAYTYPYFEEEAELGNQHLSIIREELKKGGFDYKETSVQPIFSANGMKLVKLSEYNELAQSLGYPAETLGEDEAILTPSTVTEKNSYRIHGPAYEEIELETGKEAVTLRIAKAETFIAVPQGYGEQFVVSDSLYEKVKKTQEEQGEYGFVIFHAFYVKNWKDTGDATRAMAERFNESGEYSYYLNSLYIDWKSAQQKNGILLMVSGLVGIVFFTFAASFVYFRLYADLARDEQQYQMIAKVGLSRKELGTIVTRQLLIMFFLPLLIALIHSGVAFVALQQLVDFSIVGHSIKIFLFFLTVQIVYFFITRWRYLERLNKIIQ; this is translated from the coding sequence ATGAATTTTCGCCAGTTCGCCATTAATAACGTCCTGCGGAGCAAGCGGACCTATATTGCGCATTTTCTGAGCAGCGCCTTCTCCGTGATGATCTTCTTCACCTATGGCCTCCTAGCGTTCCACCCGGAGCTCAAAGATGGCATCGTCTCCTCCAGCGGAACGATGAGCGAGCTCGGAACGATAGGGATGACGGTGTCGCAATATATCGTATTCATCTTTTCCTTCTTCTTCCTGCTGTATTCCGTCGGGGCATTCATTAAGGTCCGCAAGCGGGAGTTCGGGATTCTGCTGATCCTGGGCATGTCCCGGAAGCAGCTCAACCGGATGCTGTTTATCGAGAACCTCCTGATCGGGTCGGCAGCGATCGTGGCGGGCATCGGAGCAGGCGTGCTGTTCTCCAAGCTCATCCTGTTGATCAGCGCCAAGGTGCTGGCGGTGGATAACGGGCTGCCGTTTTATTTTCCGCTGAAGGCGCTCCTGCTGACGGCGGCGGCTTATGCGGTGCTGTTCCTTCTGATCGCCCTGTTTTCTTCCGTGATGCTTCGAAAGGGCACGCTGCTTGCATTGGTTAAGGCGGAGGAGAGCCCGAAGCCGCAGCCAAAGGCTTCGCCTTGGCTGGCCGTCCTGGCGGTGCTGCTGATCGGTGCAGGCTACGGCGTGGTCATGGCGTTTGCCGTGCTGCAAATCTTCAACTTCCTGCTCCTGTTCGGAGGGGTGGCGCTGGTCATTCTGGGAACGTATTTCCTCTTCACGCAGTTCAGCGTTTATTTTATGCGGTATCTGCAGAGGAAGGAGAGGTTTTTCTTCCGCAAGACCAATCTGCTCACCCTTTCCGAGCTGATGTACCGGATCAAGGATAACGCCGTCATGTTCTTCCTCGTGTCGATCATCTCGGCTTCGGCCTTTACGGGGATCGGAACAACGCTAGCGATCGGGGATCCGGGACTGTCGGCCATGGAAAATCCTTATGCTTATACGTATCCCTACTTCGAGGAGGAAGCGGAACTAGGGAATCAGCATCTGTCGATCATCAGAGAGGAGCTGAAGAAGGGCGGATTCGACTACAAGGAGACGTCGGTACAGCCGATTTTCTCGGCGAACGGGATGAAGCTGGTCAAGCTTAGCGAGTACAATGAGCTGGCCCAGTCTCTTGGGTATCCGGCCGAGACTCTGGGTGAGGATGAGGCGATTCTGACGCCCAGCACGGTTACGGAAAAAAACAGCTACAGAATCCATGGGCCAGCTTATGAGGAGATCGAGCTTGAGACCGGTAAAGAGGCGGTCACGCTTCGGATAGCCAAAGCGGAAACGTTTATCGCCGTGCCTCAGGGCTATGGCGAGCAGTTTGTCGTATCGGACAGCCTGTACGAGAAGGTGAAAAAAACACAGGAGGAGCAGGGGGAGTACGGCTTCGTCATCTTCCATGCGTTTTACGTTAAAAACTGGAAGGATACCGGGGATGCGACAAGAGCAATGGCGGAGCGGTTCAATGAAAGCGGCGAATACAGCTATTACCTGAACTCCTTGTACATTGATTGGAAAAGCGCCCAGCAGAAAAACGGCATTCTGCTGATGGTCAGCGGCCTGGTCGGCATCGTCTTCTTCACCTTTGCGGCAAGCTTCGTATATTTCCGTCTGTACGCCGATCTGGCCCGGGACGAGCAGCAGTATCAAATGATCGCGAAGGTGGGATTGAGCCGGAAGGAGCTTGGCACCATCGTGACCCGGCAGTTATTGATCATGTTTTTCCTGCCGTTGCTCATCGCGCTTATACACAGCGGGGTAGCGTTCGTCGCGCTTCAGCAGCTCGTCGACTTCTCGATTGTGGGCCACAGCATCAAGATCTTCTTGTTCTTCCTGACCGTCCAGATCGTGTATTTCTTCATAACGCGCTGGCGTTATCTGGAACGATTGAACAAAATCATTCAATAG
- a CDS encoding ABC transporter ATP-binding protein, producing the protein MDILSVRNLGKVYKAAVSHEALSNINLSIEEGEFVGIMGPSGSGKTTLLNMISTIDRPTSGEIRIGGEDPFRLSQDQLAMFRRRELGFVFQSFNLLNTLTVKENIVLPLALDGIGLEEMNRRVEALADKLGITSILNKRTYEISGGQAQRTAVARAMIHVPKLVLADEPTGNLDSKSARDVMEIMDRRNKEDKVTMLLVTHDPVAASYCNRVIFIKDGQLYNEITSGDNQSAFYQKIINVLSLLGGSGHEFSPVRH; encoded by the coding sequence ATGGACATTTTATCCGTGCGCAATCTGGGCAAAGTCTATAAGGCGGCCGTGTCCCACGAAGCGCTGTCGAATATTAATCTAAGCATCGAGGAAGGGGAATTCGTCGGCATCATGGGGCCGTCGGGCAGCGGGAAAACGACCCTGCTCAACATGATCTCGACGATCGACCGGCCAACCTCCGGAGAGATCCGGATCGGCGGAGAAGATCCGTTCCGGCTGTCGCAGGATCAGCTGGCGATGTTCCGCCGCCGCGAACTCGGTTTTGTCTTTCAGTCCTTCAATCTGCTCAATACGCTCACGGTGAAGGAGAACATCGTGCTCCCGCTTGCGCTTGACGGTATCGGACTTGAGGAAATGAACCGCCGTGTCGAAGCGCTGGCCGACAAGCTCGGGATTACCTCCATCCTGAACAAACGGACCTACGAGATTTCGGGCGGCCAGGCGCAGCGGACGGCCGTCGCCCGTGCGATGATCCACGTGCCGAAGCTGGTGCTCGCGGATGAGCCGACCGGCAACCTGGATTCCAAGTCGGCGCGGGACGTGATGGAGATTATGGACCGCCGTAACAAGGAGGACAAGGTCACGATGCTCCTGGTCACACATGACCCGGTAGCGGCGAGCTACTGCAATCGGGTCATTTTTATCAAGGACGGCCAGCTGTACAACGAGATTACGAGCGGGGACAACCAGTCCGCCTTTTATCAGAAAATCATAAATGTGCTGTCACTGCTGGGAGGTTCGGGACATGAATTTTCGCCAGTTCGCCATTAA
- a CDS encoding sensor histidine kinase, protein MKRLFWREHLALILFTAAELLVVLLVFWYDGYDHPVTASYAVLLGLSVMGGYLAFRFYTHRDFYERLSQPLASLEESIKHNESAPLPTALSELMEEQYRQYRNQMEEWERRRREHLIFMNQWVHQMKTPLSVIEMITQEDDNDGYRSISEESDRIRRGLDMVLYMSRLETFEQDFSVEPVKLHQAAVDAVHENKRYFIHSHVYPEVVIDPALTVQTDAKWLRFILMQLLSNAIKYSSGSGLKVTVRAYCSEDRRQVALEVMDRGMGIPKSDTKRVFDPFYTGENGRKLKESTGMGLYLVSEVVRRMNHRIELESEPGHGTTVRLLFLQ, encoded by the coding sequence ATGAAGCGGCTCTTCTGGCGCGAGCATCTGGCGCTGATCCTGTTTACGGCAGCGGAGCTGCTCGTTGTGCTCCTCGTATTCTGGTACGACGGCTATGATCATCCCGTGACGGCCTCGTACGCGGTGCTGCTGGGGCTTTCCGTGATGGGGGGATATTTGGCATTCCGATTTTATACCCATCGGGATTTTTACGAGCGGCTGTCACAGCCTCTTGCCTCGCTTGAGGAATCCATCAAGCACAATGAATCGGCCCCATTGCCGACCGCTCTCAGCGAGCTGATGGAGGAGCAATACCGCCAATACCGGAACCAGATGGAGGAATGGGAGCGACGGCGGCGGGAGCATCTCATCTTCATGAATCAATGGGTGCATCAGATGAAGACGCCGCTGTCCGTCATCGAGATGATTACTCAGGAGGACGACAACGACGGCTACAGGAGCATCTCCGAGGAATCCGACCGCATTCGTCGCGGCCTGGATATGGTGCTGTACATGTCCAGGCTGGAAACCTTCGAACAGGATTTCAGCGTGGAGCCGGTTAAGCTTCATCAGGCTGCGGTGGACGCAGTGCATGAGAACAAGCGCTATTTCATTCACAGCCATGTCTACCCTGAGGTAGTCATCGATCCAGCTCTCACTGTCCAGACGGATGCAAAATGGCTCCGCTTCATCCTCATGCAGCTGCTGTCCAATGCCATCAAATATTCGTCCGGTTCCGGGCTCAAGGTTACGGTCCGGGCGTACTGCTCCGAGGATCGGCGCCAAGTGGCGCTGGAGGTGATGGACCGTGGGATGGGGATTCCGAAATCCGATACCAAGCGGGTCTTCGATCCGTTCTATACGGGGGAGAACGGCAGGAAGCTGAAGGAGTCGACCGGGATGGGCCTTTACCTGGTCAGCGAGGTCGTTCGGAGAATGAACCATCGGATCGAGCTGGAATCCGAGCCCGGGCATGGGACAACCGTAAGGCTCTTATTCCTGCAGTGA
- a CDS encoding response regulator transcription factor: MYKIMIVEDDPKLAGLLESQIARYGNEGIIIREFDHVLERFREIKPHLVLLDVNLPSYDGYFWCRQIRSMSTCPIIFISARNGTPDQLRALENGADDYITKPFAYDIVIAKIHSQLRRVYGDYAPGSGERTVEKEGLVLYPERMELQLNEQTTPLTKKETILLETLLARSPRLVTRETILEKLWDDTFVDDNTLSVNINRVRKRLMELGIEGALETVRGSGYRLHPVWQRPQ, encoded by the coding sequence ATGTACAAAATCATGATCGTGGAGGATGATCCGAAGCTGGCGGGTTTGCTTGAATCGCAGATCGCTAGGTACGGAAACGAAGGCATCATCATCCGGGAGTTCGATCATGTGCTTGAGCGGTTCCGGGAAATCAAGCCGCATCTCGTGTTGCTGGATGTGAATCTGCCCAGCTATGACGGCTATTTCTGGTGCCGCCAGATCCGGTCGATGTCCACGTGCCCGATTATATTTATATCCGCAAGAAACGGAACCCCCGACCAGCTGCGGGCGCTGGAGAACGGAGCCGACGATTACATTACGAAGCCGTTCGCATACGACATCGTCATTGCCAAGATCCACAGCCAGCTGCGGCGGGTATACGGCGACTACGCCCCCGGCTCCGGCGAACGAACGGTGGAGAAGGAAGGGCTGGTTTTGTATCCGGAGCGGATGGAGCTTCAGCTGAACGAACAAACGACGCCGCTTACGAAGAAGGAAACGATCCTGCTGGAGACGCTGCTGGCCCGCAGCCCGCGCCTTGTCACCCGCGAGACGATCCTGGAGAAGCTGTGGGACGATACATTCGTGGATGACAATACGCTCAGCGTAAACATTAACCGGGTACGGAAACGGCTGATGGAGCTGGGCATCGAAGGCGCGCTGGAAACGGTACGGGGCTCCGGTTACAGGCTGCATCCCGTCTGGCAGAGGCCGCAATGA